One segment of Thermosynechococcus sp. HN-54 DNA contains the following:
- a CDS encoding prepilin-type N-terminal cleavage/methylation domain-containing protein yields the protein MQVSRQSTRGYSFVEVLVVIVLIGVVIGIGTMSIFPLLQRQRVRAATNNARNALRLAQAAAKKENLPWVVAFRNTDTGVQWTMNRTTTPREQWRWQPLVEDDEQVVMVMWGTDFNSPITSSSGSRLECWQEAARDTNQCELAFDHQGRVITPVTPRRISFSIYAYEYDYLRCVRLSTVLGAMRTEEGDVCTQYME from the coding sequence ATGCAAGTGTCACGACAGTCAACGCGGGGATATAGCTTTGTTGAGGTGTTGGTCGTCATTGTCCTGATTGGGGTGGTCATTGGCATTGGCACGATGAGCATTTTCCCCTTGTTACAGCGGCAACGGGTGCGGGCAGCAACCAATAATGCCCGTAATGCTTTGCGCCTTGCGCAAGCGGCTGCCAAAAAGGAAAACTTGCCCTGGGTTGTCGCCTTTCGCAATACGGATACGGGTGTGCAGTGGACCATGAACCGCACCACGACGCCTCGCGAGCAGTGGCGGTGGCAACCTTTGGTAGAGGATGATGAGCAAGTGGTAATGGTGATGTGGGGAACAGATTTCAACAGTCCTATCACGAGTTCTAGTGGGTCACGATTAGAGTGCTGGCAGGAGGCGGCGCGGGACACAAATCAGTGCGAGCTGGCCTTTGACCATCAGGGTCGGGTGATTACACCGGTGACGCCACGGCGGATTTCCTTTAGCATCTATGCCTATGAGTATGACTATTTGCGCTGTGTGCGCCTTTCAACCGTGCTAGGTGCGATGCGCACTGAGGAGGGGGATGTCTGTACGCAGTACATGGAATAG
- a CDS encoding prepilin-type N-terminal cleavage/methylation domain-containing protein → MKRWRWPRKRQKGFTLVEILVSLVMASVIVVSLGALLIDMLQTETREASLNQLRQDLKAAMDVISTDLSQAVFVYNGNCLAGSGGACGEATRSQPLTNYLPAFPSTMQPVLAMWILEPVPYDQNQLGYDTYTIPENCNNAWPENLRPDCIALQNARRAHTLVVYYLDTTPSSLWQGRARLRRYTLRKYRVLTNTYLELNQGYVEPTGFTSFAQWPINVNTGASLQSVRPQADMARAVVVTDFIDLNWDNENALIPCQEGVTTPFAPAYVRTPLATLGVPNSFYACVQSRGASFNNATFVYLRGNPQGMPGIRPQDEATRPVITTTVLSRSVQRKVPNF, encoded by the coding sequence ATGAAGCGCTGGCGCTGGCCACGGAAACGGCAAAAAGGCTTTACCCTTGTGGAAATTTTGGTGTCCTTGGTGATGGCCTCAGTGATTGTGGTCTCGCTAGGGGCACTGCTCATTGATATGCTGCAAACGGAGACCCGTGAGGCGTCGTTGAACCAGTTGCGCCAAGACTTGAAGGCGGCGATGGATGTGATCAGCACTGATTTGTCGCAAGCGGTATTTGTTTATAACGGCAACTGCTTGGCAGGTAGCGGCGGTGCGTGTGGTGAAGCAACTCGAAGTCAACCCCTAACCAACTACTTGCCCGCCTTCCCCAGTACGATGCAGCCGGTGCTGGCAATGTGGATCCTTGAGCCAGTGCCCTATGACCAAAACCAACTGGGGTATGACACCTACACCATTCCCGAAAACTGTAACAATGCATGGCCAGAGAATCTGCGACCTGACTGTATTGCTCTGCAAAATGCCCGCCGCGCCCACACCTTAGTGGTGTATTACCTCGATACGACTCCTAGCTCCCTCTGGCAAGGGCGTGCCCGCCTGCGGCGCTATACACTGCGCAAATATCGCGTCTTGACCAACACCTACCTTGAACTCAACCAAGGCTATGTGGAGCCGACGGGCTTCACCAGCTTTGCCCAATGGCCGATTAACGTTAATACGGGTGCTAGCTTGCAGAGTGTTCGTCCCCAAGCCGATATGGCGCGCGCAGTGGTGGTGACGGACTTTATTGACCTCAATTGGGACAATGAGAATGCCCTGATCCCTTGTCAAGAAGGCGTCACAACTCCCTTTGCTCCCGCCTATGTGCGAACTCCCTTGGCCACTCTTGGGGTGCCCAATAGTTTCTATGCCTGTGTACAGTCCCGCGGCGCCAGCTTTAACAATGCCACGTTTGTCTATCTGCGGGGAAACCCTCAGGGAATGCCGGGCATTCGTCCTCAAGATGAAGCGACTCGACCGGTGATTACCACTACGGTGCTGAGCCGCTCTGTGCAGCGCAAAGTCCCCAACTTCTAG
- the hpsA gene encoding hormogonium polysaccharide biosynthesis protein HpsA: MKKNDRRFGLSKRQYRKLIRTIRHLLHQLRLWLQRRLSPVLRRQRLRFGRAGFVLPTAVIVLVVITLTVGALMLRTLNRTAEVGAQRQELQVLNATAPAVDRAKAKLEYFFTQDPLRPQGVPGEAQIEQIMLNTANRNPDPYTFADERRIDINGDGVVDNAWAFQPTADSIVAYSILMRRPNDTQINQTDAQKAAGLLTRSRPVGITEQGNQCANVGPTSAAAQQAEVGWDPVGTATLRKNFQINAFVYENRNGGQALATIDFTQERELDRGNKWGAWFRNDLEIFPGPVFRWNGAMHTEGSIFFTSNSGYTAFLVSSPNSCIYTRTASEITTAEVVDVNDVDNDGNTTEIIFQGQFMAGSLRDNNTNSGTVEIHSYREPPAAPFTTGDENPPAQNVRLTAARDSVIDNRNPADVALNPVAILTQDRSIARGSDPTNLSVRDTNWGNQFYVQQGRFANKPQPKPYVDDTYRADDRYGPKPVYDVSIPSSDPRRQIPAGTKVGDPIGNQVAGAQDLLTRNIAPNDSPNKRTDLGLDGYWERRARQEGLRIIVGERLELGKPLDPPAGNTADNNRRNEFYQHRTLRDNLAAVQATAIYHYKANGTTINSAIPDPFVEPYPGQNTGGYQPIACLATTHHHGTPQATLRSIMFDQYSGIQGLPSGFQLFDFFTGRGTNGWEFIPPSFNSPAMQQAMQNLVAYASDGLDGAFPPKQETGGTLIHPNPVTTRAGNFSNLARALSPQGNNSLADESAKHTAGCMLGMLAHSVNTLQQLSIGSLNVGNQLTNLNNAIADLDEYYRPNFNGSVLTNGEVIPFPESGTTHSIRTYRQGFAQDRQLAYRGGYLDANAYITALIPNARWSQRPLQETSADVNARLARLIALKEQVAYDRDPAGYTCSIPDTYVHLRNAFCLGRRGFVIGQQFTVPPVGQTVTVNVEDAPSYNFDVRDSDINNSVYVTGVGRMILTNRTTDGRGKVLTVTLLNPNPAQVGNAPAGTTIPAGASASIMGSNNLEVGTITVAVGFPNNPLPTLNLSNTSANSSVTIIYTGLSSALAAGDVVEIRRPTGISVLPGRLEGRFVVTATPTGNTATLRYLGGTERSGSGSSSLNIAENSTLVVLSRRGSNPTAPILGTFNTVIKYPALRAIFNPQGGTAVSPAAIAATPRSSPTAFLTPNEAANGVLVNNIRFPDRLNQIIDFNGNARNVAFLDNTLFNGREEMAVREMDIDLNLLRRTPIGGDTWLPMGGIVYAFREDAVREDGIARPAVSGQNWMNTNPNGPHDPILTANGISTKPVDFFADPMRRPNGFRLWNGQRLDRQGIAAEKNIAGLSFITDNPVYIQGDFNLHSTDGTTNNLIEEFNQTLTTDWSNFYGRSTINSNFARPTGDTWRPTEILADAITIISNNFCNGSANDYFAQAYQDTIQGWGNTSPENLAINFVQDVGSSARVHNSTSIGQIYLGCANTDQLRTSFLNANRPSANLPANTVWLRESPFDPTSPVYVDRNGTPWALNYQTGERIGVTISGTPPVANAVTLTQYPDGQTAQAVPNNVYNSFYVFGENRARNDTTDTRVNAVLISATVPSRPTQAYGGIHNFPRFIESWGNLWIQGAFIQLNFSTQATGPFDQDQWEISPTIPSDSRCRDVNTAFNCEAQGAELIRYYNAPTRRWGYDVGLQLAPAGPVASRFISPARQRSEYFTELPASDPYILRLRCAQRPSGMGSGRIDPAVTSCPA; the protein is encoded by the coding sequence ATGAAAAAGAATGACCGACGCTTTGGCCTCTCGAAACGGCAGTATCGTAAGCTAATACGCACAATTCGTCACTTGCTTCACCAGTTGCGCCTCTGGTTGCAACGACGGCTGAGTCCTGTGCTGCGACGGCAACGATTGCGATTTGGCCGCGCTGGTTTTGTGCTGCCCACAGCGGTCATTGTCCTTGTGGTGATCACGCTCACAGTAGGGGCACTCATGTTGCGGACACTTAATCGCACAGCAGAAGTCGGTGCCCAACGACAAGAACTACAGGTGCTAAATGCCACTGCTCCGGCAGTTGACCGCGCGAAGGCAAAGCTCGAGTATTTCTTCACTCAAGACCCGCTGCGACCTCAAGGGGTTCCCGGCGAGGCTCAAATTGAACAAATTATGCTCAACACTGCCAACCGCAACCCCGATCCCTACACCTTTGCTGATGAGCGGCGAATTGACATTAATGGGGATGGCGTTGTTGATAATGCATGGGCCTTTCAGCCGACGGCTGACTCGATTGTGGCCTACTCGATCCTAATGCGGCGACCCAACGATACCCAAATCAATCAAACGGATGCGCAAAAAGCGGCTGGCTTGCTGACCCGTAGTCGTCCTGTAGGAATTACTGAACAGGGCAATCAGTGTGCCAATGTTGGCCCGACGAGTGCAGCAGCGCAACAAGCAGAAGTAGGCTGGGATCCTGTCGGCACGGCAACGCTACGTAAGAATTTCCAAATCAACGCCTTTGTTTATGAAAACCGCAATGGTGGCCAAGCCCTTGCAACCATTGACTTTACCCAAGAGCGGGAACTGGATCGCGGGAATAAATGGGGCGCATGGTTCCGTAATGACCTTGAAATTTTCCCAGGGCCTGTCTTCCGCTGGAATGGAGCGATGCACACCGAGGGGAGTATCTTCTTTACGAGTAACAGTGGCTACACAGCATTCCTTGTCAGTTCGCCCAATTCCTGTATCTACACCCGCACGGCCTCAGAAATCACCACAGCCGAGGTAGTGGATGTCAACGATGTAGATAACGATGGAAATACGACCGAGATTATCTTCCAAGGCCAATTTATGGCAGGGAGCTTGCGGGATAACAACACGAACTCAGGGACGGTTGAAATTCACTCCTATCGTGAACCCCCTGCTGCCCCCTTTACCACGGGGGATGAAAACCCGCCTGCGCAAAACGTCAGACTAACGGCTGCACGGGACTCAGTGATTGATAACCGTAATCCTGCTGACGTTGCCCTGAACCCCGTGGCCATTTTGACCCAAGATCGGAGTATAGCTCGTGGCAGTGACCCAACCAACCTCAGTGTGCGCGATACCAACTGGGGGAATCAGTTTTATGTGCAACAGGGGCGCTTTGCTAACAAGCCCCAACCCAAGCCCTACGTAGATGACACCTATCGCGCTGATGACCGCTATGGTCCTAAACCCGTCTATGACGTTAGTATTCCTTCCTCTGACCCGCGGCGGCAAATTCCAGCGGGTACGAAAGTGGGTGACCCGATTGGCAACCAAGTGGCGGGTGCTCAAGATCTGCTGACGCGCAACATCGCACCCAATGATAGCCCCAACAAGCGTACTGACTTGGGCTTGGATGGCTATTGGGAGCGGCGGGCACGCCAAGAGGGATTGCGGATTATTGTGGGTGAACGACTGGAATTGGGCAAACCTCTTGATCCGCCTGCGGGTAATACCGCTGACAACAACCGTCGCAATGAGTTTTATCAACACCGTACCTTACGGGACAACCTTGCGGCGGTGCAGGCAACGGCTATTTACCACTACAAAGCAAATGGCACAACCATTAACAGCGCGATTCCAGATCCTTTTGTAGAGCCTTATCCGGGGCAAAACACGGGGGGCTATCAACCCATTGCTTGTCTAGCCACAACCCACCACCACGGCACGCCTCAAGCGACTCTGCGCAGCATCATGTTTGATCAGTACAGTGGCATTCAAGGCTTGCCCAGTGGTTTCCAGCTCTTTGACTTCTTTACAGGGCGGGGCACCAATGGTTGGGAGTTTATTCCCCCGAGTTTCAACAGTCCGGCCATGCAACAGGCAATGCAAAACCTGGTGGCCTATGCGAGTGATGGTCTGGATGGGGCTTTTCCACCCAAACAGGAAACAGGCGGTACCCTCATTCACCCCAACCCGGTTACCACCCGTGCCGGCAATTTCTCGAACCTTGCCCGCGCGCTCTCACCGCAAGGGAACAACAGCTTGGCGGATGAAAGTGCGAAACACACCGCAGGGTGTATGTTGGGGATGCTCGCCCACAGTGTGAATACGCTGCAGCAGTTGAGTATAGGCAGCCTCAACGTCGGCAACCAACTGACGAACCTCAACAACGCGATCGCCGACTTGGATGAATACTATCGTCCTAACTTCAACGGCTCGGTTCTCACCAATGGTGAAGTCATTCCCTTCCCTGAAAGTGGTACAACCCACAGCATCCGTACCTATCGCCAAGGGTTTGCCCAAGATCGCCAACTCGCCTATCGCGGAGGCTATTTGGATGCCAATGCCTATATCACCGCCCTCATTCCCAATGCTCGCTGGAGTCAGCGCCCTCTGCAGGAAACCAGTGCCGATGTCAATGCCCGCCTTGCCCGCCTGATTGCCCTTAAGGAGCAGGTGGCCTACGACCGTGATCCAGCAGGCTACACCTGTAGTATTCCCGACACTTATGTTCACTTGCGGAATGCCTTTTGCCTAGGGCGACGAGGATTTGTGATTGGTCAGCAGTTTACTGTGCCGCCGGTCGGTCAAACTGTGACGGTAAATGTTGAAGATGCCCCTAGCTATAACTTTGATGTGCGCGACTCTGATATTAACAATAGTGTTTATGTAACGGGTGTGGGGCGGATGATTTTGACAAACCGTACCACTGATGGCCGAGGTAAAGTTCTCACCGTCACTCTACTAAATCCGAACCCTGCCCAAGTAGGTAATGCGCCAGCGGGCACAACGATTCCAGCGGGAGCCTCTGCTTCGATTATGGGCAGCAATAATCTGGAGGTGGGTACCATTACTGTTGCTGTTGGATTTCCAAATAACCCTCTTCCCACTCTGAACCTTTCAAATACAAGTGCTAATTCTAGTGTAACGATCATCTACACAGGGCTAAGCTCTGCACTTGCAGCGGGAGACGTTGTCGAAATTCGCCGTCCCACTGGTATCTCAGTCCTGCCTGGTCGCCTAGAGGGACGCTTTGTGGTGACTGCCACTCCTACTGGCAATACAGCAACCTTGCGCTACCTTGGCGGCACAGAGCGGAGTGGTAGTGGTAGTAGTAGTCTTAACATTGCGGAGAACTCGACACTAGTGGTGCTCTCGCGCCGAGGGAGCAACCCCACTGCACCGATTCTCGGTACCTTTAATACGGTGATCAAATATCCGGCGCTGCGGGCGATCTTCAACCCACAAGGAGGGACGGCTGTATCACCCGCTGCCATTGCCGCAACCCCCCGTTCTAGCCCAACAGCTTTCCTCACGCCGAATGAGGCCGCCAATGGTGTTTTGGTGAATAACATTCGCTTTCCTGATCGCCTCAATCAAATCATTGACTTTAACGGCAATGCCCGCAACGTGGCCTTCCTTGACAACACCCTCTTCAATGGCCGTGAAGAGATGGCCGTGCGGGAAATGGATATTGACCTCAACCTGCTGCGGCGCACGCCTATTGGTGGCGATACGTGGCTGCCGATGGGGGGGATTGTCTATGCCTTCCGTGAAGATGCAGTGCGGGAGGATGGCATTGCCCGGCCTGCTGTCAGTGGCCAAAATTGGATGAATACCAACCCCAATGGGCCTCATGATCCGATTTTGACGGCGAATGGTATTTCCACGAAGCCGGTGGACTTCTTTGCTGATCCAATGCGGCGTCCCAATGGCTTCCGCCTCTGGAATGGCCAACGCCTTGACCGCCAAGGAATTGCTGCAGAGAAGAATATCGCGGGTTTGTCCTTTATCACGGATAACCCTGTCTATATTCAGGGGGACTTTAACCTCCACAGCACCGATGGCACAACGAATAACCTAATTGAGGAATTTAACCAAACCTTGACAACTGACTGGAGCAACTTCTACGGCCGCAGCACGATCAATAGTAACTTTGCTCGTCCGACAGGGGATACGTGGCGCCCCACGGAAATTCTTGCGGATGCGATTACAATTATTTCCAATAACTTCTGCAATGGCTCAGCCAACGACTACTTTGCTCAAGCCTACCAAGATACGATTCAAGGATGGGGCAACACTTCTCCTGAGAACCTAGCGATCAACTTTGTCCAAGACGTGGGAAGTAGCGCACGGGTTCACAACAGCACCAGTATTGGCCAAATCTACTTGGGGTGTGCCAACACCGATCAACTGCGTACCTCTTTCTTGAATGCCAATCGTCCTAGTGCCAACTTACCGGCAAATACTGTTTGGTTGCGGGAAAGTCCTTTTGATCCCACCTCGCCAGTCTATGTGGATCGCAATGGTACCCCTTGGGCTTTGAACTATCAAACCGGTGAACGAATTGGCGTTACCATCTCAGGTACTCCTCCAGTAGCTAATGCTGTAACTCTTACTCAATATCCCGATGGCCAAACAGCTCAAGCAGTGCCAAATAATGTTTACAACTCGTTCTATGTGTTTGGTGAGAATCGTGCCCGCAACGATACTACAGATACCCGTGTGAATGCGGTGCTCATTAGCGCCACTGTGCCCTCGCGACCGACCCAAGCCTATGGTGGCATCCATAACTTCCCACGTTTTATTGAGTCTTGGGGCAACCTTTGGATTCAGGGGGCATTTATTCAACTGAACTTCTCCACCCAAGCCACAGGCCCCTTTGACCAAGATCAGTGGGAAATTTCGCCAACCATTCCCAGCGATAGTCGCTGCCGCGATGTCAACACCGCCTTCAATTGTGAGGCGCAAGGTGCTGAGCTGATCCGCTACTACAATGCTCCGACTCGACGCTGGGGCTATGACGTGGGTCTGCAACTGGCACCCGCAGGACCTGTGGCCTCACGGTTTATCTCCCCTGCCCGCCAGCGGAGTGAGTACTTCACTGAACTGCCGGCGAGCGATCCCTATATTCTGCGCCTACGCTGTGCCCAACGTCCCAGTGGTATGGGCAGTGGCCGTATTGACCCGGCTGTAACCAGTTGTCCTGCCTAA
- a CDS encoding type IV pilin-like G/H family protein, which translates to MSQPIIRLKLLFTLNEQLERRRQLNHNSGLSLPEVLAVIVIIGVIALIALPSLLNQRTKAQLASAKSTIGAVNRAQEAYRVRHKIFATKLSYLKIYDTSGGGYKIEGYHPLVLTYDQIKDAKTNAILYAGGNPWYVSVHAQAIDPAGRGVSGCVWAKPGDLGVTTASVKEGTTAAPPGDCWATVPQGTGEPVKFYAIQTTE; encoded by the coding sequence ATGTCCCAGCCGATTATTCGTTTGAAATTGCTCTTTACGCTCAATGAACAACTGGAGCGGCGGCGCCAACTGAATCACAATAGCGGGTTGTCATTACCGGAGGTGCTGGCTGTTATTGTCATTATTGGCGTGATTGCTCTGATTGCCTTGCCCTCACTGCTGAATCAGCGCACTAAGGCGCAACTGGCCAGTGCCAAGTCCACGATTGGTGCAGTTAATCGTGCGCAGGAAGCCTACCGTGTGCGTCACAAAATTTTTGCCACCAAGCTATCCTACTTGAAAATTTACGACACCAGTGGCGGTGGTTATAAGATAGAGGGCTATCATCCCCTTGTTCTGACCTATGACCAAATCAAGGATGCCAAGACCAATGCCATTCTCTATGCGGGTGGCAATCCGTGGTACGTGTCGGTGCATGCTCAAGCCATTGATCCAGCGGGAAGAGGTGTTTCCGGCTGTGTCTGGGCAAAGCCCGGTGATCTCGGTGTAACCACGGCTTCTGTGAAGGAGGGGACGACGGCTGCGCCTCCGGGGGATTGCTGGGCAACTGTGCCTCAAGGAACGGGTGAACCGGTGAAGTTTTACGCAATTCAGACGACGGAATAA